A section of the Solitalea canadensis DSM 3403 genome encodes:
- a CDS encoding NAD(P)H-quinone oxidoreductase, whose amino-acid sequence MKASIITQPGGPEVLVLQEREKPSIKATEVLVKVIAAGVNRPDVAQRAGRYPAPPGAPADIPGLELAGIIVETGAEVTTLKIGDEVCALVAGGAYAEFCTVPAELCLPVPKGLTMVEAASLPETFFTVWSNVFDRGSLKSEESLLLHGGSSGIGTTAIQMAKALGNTVYATAGSDEKCSYCESLGADKCINYKTEDFEEVIKTITNNKGVDVILDMVGGSYIPKNLNILADDGRLVFINAMKGFKTEVDFLKVMQKRLTITGSTLRPRPNSFKAQIAQNLIKHVWPLIEQGQIKPTIYKTFPLEKANEAHALMESNEHMGKIVLKVS is encoded by the coding sequence ATGAAAGCATCCATTATAACCCAACCTGGCGGTCCTGAAGTTCTTGTGCTTCAGGAGCGGGAGAAACCTTCTATAAAAGCAACGGAAGTGTTAGTGAAGGTGATTGCCGCCGGAGTTAATCGTCCGGATGTAGCACAGCGAGCGGGACGGTATCCCGCTCCTCCTGGAGCTCCTGCTGATATACCAGGATTAGAGTTAGCAGGTATTATTGTTGAAACCGGAGCCGAAGTAACTACATTGAAGATCGGTGATGAGGTTTGCGCCTTGGTTGCCGGTGGTGCTTATGCTGAATTCTGTACTGTTCCTGCTGAACTTTGTTTACCTGTTCCAAAAGGACTTACAATGGTTGAAGCAGCCTCCCTTCCTGAAACCTTTTTTACGGTTTGGAGCAATGTGTTTGACAGGGGTTCCCTTAAATCGGAAGAATCTTTATTGCTTCATGGTGGCAGTAGTGGAATTGGAACAACAGCAATTCAAATGGCTAAAGCTTTAGGTAATACAGTTTATGCAACAGCAGGATCCGACGAAAAATGCTCTTATTGCGAATCCTTAGGAGCAGACAAATGCATCAATTATAAAACTGAAGATTTTGAAGAAGTAATCAAAACCATTACAAACAATAAGGGTGTCGATGTGATTCTGGATATGGTTGGAGGAAGTTACATTCCTAAAAACCTTAACATTTTAGCCGACGATGGGCGTTTGGTTTTTATAAACGCCATGAAAGGCTTTAAAACGGAAGTTGATTTCCTAAAAGTAATGCAAAAGCGCTTAACAATTACCGGAAGTACTCTTCGTCCTCGACCTAATTCTTTCAAAGCTCAAATTGCTCAAAATCTTATCAAACATGTGTGGCCACTAATTGAGCAAGGCCAAATTAAACCTACTATATACAAGACTTTCCCGCTCGAAAAAGCCAATGAAGCACATGCATTAATGGAAAGCAATGAGCATATGGGGAAGATTGTTTTGAAGGTATCTTAA
- a CDS encoding RHS repeat domain-containing protein — protein sequence MDEKSNAAIPYKSQGFKEVNDIQQVGEYSYDVNGNMLIDKNAGITTNILYNYLNLPQMVVKEGTAINYLYDASGRKLRKTVGTTTDDYVDGLQLQTVGTTTTIKFMATEEGRANWNGTTSPYYYHYDLKDHLGNTRVTISEAGAVLQEDSYYAFGMQIPGKSFNPTNKYLYNGKELQAEIGWYDYGARFYDPTLGRFTAYNYHLIK from the coding sequence GTGGATGAAAAGTCCAATGCGGCTATCCCGTATAAAAGTCAGGGCTTTAAAGAGGTAAATGATATCCAACAGGTAGGTGAATACAGTTACGATGTTAATGGAAATATGCTGATCGATAAGAATGCAGGCATTACCACCAATATCCTATATAATTACCTGAATTTGCCGCAAATGGTAGTGAAAGAAGGTACTGCCATCAATTACCTGTACGATGCAAGTGGCAGGAAGCTGCGTAAGACCGTAGGTACAACCACTGACGACTATGTGGATGGTTTACAACTGCAAACTGTTGGAACTACCACTACGATCAAGTTCATGGCAACAGAAGAAGGCAGAGCCAATTGGAACGGAACTACTAGTCCATACTATTATCACTATGATCTCAAAGACCATTTGGGCAACACCCGTGTAACAATTAGTGAAGCAGGAGCAGTTTTACAGGAAGACAGTTATTATGCTTTTGGAATGCAGATACCGGGTAAGTCATTTAATCCGACAAATAAATATCTTTACAACGGTAAGGAGTTACAAGCGGAAATTGGTTGGTACGATTACGGCGCCAGGTTCTATGATCCGACATTAGGTAGGTTCACTGCCTACAACTATCACTTAATCAAATGA
- a CDS encoding MFS transporter, with product MKNRVLNALNIKASESAYIFDLLRVQIFIGLAISYVNIIAYTLFLQALSIQLLPYAYLTIAPFLLLLNVAYEKLEHRSSPLRQLKYIILFSLVILICLWLGLSWGHRQYFIFALMVWSVLFYMLNGYAYWGIVSLLFNIRESKRVFSIVGAGDIPAKLIGYLSAPILIAFFGLINLLWMSVISLLIGLWFFHVAIQKTNWEAIKRSNNADHQVIDLQQDKRKKGLMDSLFKNELIFAISILTILSYNVFNLIDFTFLSHVKLKYEDIGSLAAFIAAFFAVGRIIALVFKLMITSRVIERWGIVICLFITPVILFLFSLVFFAMDQQSEYILYVFGMMVLLTEVLRSAMQEPIFFILFQPLKEKVRLHGHLITKGYMLPPSLIMVGLSLIILNKMGIEVTILLTIKIVLINLVAWAAAIMYVKRAYLRTLHRSISKGIFNSDEVYLNDQKSIDILLNKIANGKKSEIIYALKLLGKANHPDIMNLLYQQLYKEDKEVKLYVLSEISKIKKPDIDLLKQLVAHESDSEIKQSLTSIICRNDKGYLEMLSEQIEHLEYAVRKVVIISLLNQDEFNHLFKAGNELNNLIQSTVPEERDLAIHIISELKNVRFTDAIEQLINDEDISVKRNAIMVACKLKIKSILPDILGMLSNSSGKYIALQGLLQYGDDLFDDIEPSVINNHTSELVGLAGKMKGMQSTNFLLMHLSTSPDWINKIVHALWRKEYRPSTSNESGLINHVLDDRFLSAKDKIDCFYAIQPFKNHVLVKNSLRSEIQNDLETCLRLCCLLYDKQEINRILELFETEDSSKLYNAMEMLEMVLPQRVIRELNMLFDHFIDPDDTRKIHKKQEINHLFDKIVFTNANEFTPWTKAVSIYSLWKNKDYDFIRKLSVNETPSQSYVMQETTTYVLNALT from the coding sequence ATGAAAAACAGGGTGTTAAATGCTCTTAATATTAAGGCGTCAGAATCGGCTTATATTTTTGATCTCCTACGAGTGCAAATATTTATTGGGTTGGCAATTTCGTATGTAAATATTATTGCCTATACCTTATTTCTGCAGGCGCTTTCCATACAGCTTTTACCCTATGCTTACCTCACAATTGCACCGTTTCTGTTATTGCTGAATGTGGCTTACGAAAAGCTTGAGCATCGGTCGTCCCCGCTACGTCAGTTAAAGTATATTATCCTTTTCTCCTTGGTAATTCTGATCTGTTTATGGTTGGGTTTATCGTGGGGGCACCGACAGTATTTCATTTTCGCCCTAATGGTATGGTCAGTGCTTTTTTACATGTTAAATGGATATGCTTACTGGGGTATTGTATCACTGTTGTTTAATATCCGGGAGAGCAAAAGGGTGTTTTCGATTGTTGGCGCGGGAGATATTCCTGCAAAACTTATCGGCTACCTTTCTGCCCCTATATTAATTGCATTTTTCGGGTTAATCAATTTACTATGGATGTCGGTAATATCGCTGCTTATTGGATTATGGTTTTTTCATGTTGCTATCCAGAAAACAAATTGGGAAGCCATTAAGCGTAGCAATAATGCCGATCATCAGGTAATTGATCTGCAGCAGGATAAGCGCAAAAAAGGATTGATGGATTCGCTCTTTAAAAACGAGTTGATTTTTGCCATTTCCATACTCACCATTCTTAGTTATAATGTGTTCAATCTTATTGATTTTACGTTCCTATCACACGTTAAATTAAAATATGAAGATATTGGCTCGCTGGCTGCTTTTATTGCAGCATTTTTTGCAGTAGGTAGAATCATTGCTCTGGTGTTTAAACTGATGATTACCAGTAGAGTGATAGAGCGATGGGGGATTGTTATTTGTCTTTTTATCACCCCTGTAATATTGTTCTTGTTTAGCTTGGTGTTTTTTGCAATGGATCAGCAATCCGAATATATTCTTTATGTTTTCGGGATGATGGTGTTGCTAACCGAAGTATTGCGGTCGGCCATGCAGGAACCGATTTTCTTTATCCTTTTTCAGCCATTAAAAGAAAAAGTTCGTTTACATGGACATTTGATCACGAAAGGATACATGTTGCCTCCATCATTAATCATGGTCGGTTTATCGCTGATCATTTTAAATAAAATGGGAATAGAGGTCACCATTCTGTTAACAATCAAAATTGTGTTGATCAATTTGGTAGCCTGGGCTGCTGCGATTATGTATGTAAAACGGGCCTATTTACGAACGCTCCATCGATCTATCAGCAAGGGGATTTTCAATAGTGACGAAGTTTATCTGAATGACCAAAAATCAATTGATATCCTGCTGAATAAAATCGCTAATGGTAAGAAATCTGAGATCATCTATGCGCTGAAATTATTGGGAAAAGCAAACCATCCCGACATTATGAATCTGCTTTATCAGCAGCTCTATAAAGAGGATAAAGAGGTTAAATTGTATGTGCTTTCTGAAATTAGCAAAATAAAAAAGCCCGATATTGATTTGTTGAAGCAACTGGTTGCGCATGAAAGCGACAGTGAAATTAAACAAAGTCTTACCTCCATAATTTGTCGTAACGATAAAGGTTACCTCGAAATGCTTTCCGAACAAATTGAGCACCTTGAATATGCCGTGCGAAAAGTAGTGATCATTAGTTTACTCAATCAAGATGAGTTTAACCATTTATTCAAGGCCGGAAATGAACTGAATAATCTCATTCAGTCAACCGTTCCGGAAGAGCGTGATCTGGCCATTCATATCATCAGTGAACTTAAAAATGTCCGTTTTACCGATGCAATAGAGCAACTGATTAATGATGAGGATATTTCGGTTAAGCGGAATGCTATTATGGTGGCCTGTAAGTTAAAGATAAAGAGCATTTTGCCCGACATATTGGGAATGCTGTCCAACTCTTCCGGAAAATACATCGCCTTGCAAGGACTATTGCAATATGGAGATGATTTGTTTGATGATATAGAGCCATCCGTTATCAATAACCACACTTCAGAACTGGTTGGATTAGCTGGCAAAATGAAAGGAATGCAGTCCACTAATTTTCTGTTAATGCATCTGAGTACCTCTCCTGATTGGATTAATAAAATTGTGCATGCTTTATGGAGGAAAGAGTACCGACCATCCACCTCCAATGAAAGCGGTTTAATTAATCATGTTTTGGATGATCGCTTCTTAAGTGCCAAGGATAAGATCGATTGTTTTTATGCGATTCAGCCGTTTAAAAACCATGTATTGGTAAAAAACTCTCTTCGATCCGAAATACAAAATGACCTGGAAACTTGTCTACGGCTTTGCTGCCTTTTATATGATAAGCAGGAAATCAACCGCATATTAGAATTGTTTGAAACCGAAGATAGTTCTAAGCTTTACAATGCTATGGAAATGCTTGAGATGGTGTTGCCTCAACGGGTAATAAGGGAATTGAATATGCTGTTTGATCATTTTATTGATCCGGATGATACGCGCAAAATCCATAAGAAACAGGAGATTAATCATTTGTTTGATAAGATCGTTTTTACTAATGCAAATGAGTTTACACCATGGACAAAAGCCGTTTCTATTTACAGCTTGTGGAAAAACAAGGATTATGACTTTATTAGAAAGCTTTCTGTAAATGAAACACCTTCTCAATCGTATGTTATGCAGGAAACAACCACATATGTTTTAAACGCTTTAACCTGA
- a CDS encoding Crp/Fnr family transcriptional regulator, translating to MEIASICQEYLVDKGVRVFNKGDRGNCMYFIYSGKVLIHDEEHEIVTLSENEIFGELSLLDTESRSASVTTLTDCTFLKIEQETFYDVIATNSDILKGIMRTLCKRLREQDRITIEMKKVMSL from the coding sequence ATGGAAATTGCTTCGATCTGTCAGGAGTATTTGGTTGATAAGGGAGTAAGAGTGTTTAATAAAGGGGATAGGGGAAATTGCATGTATTTTATCTATTCCGGCAAGGTGCTAATTCATGATGAAGAGCATGAAATAGTAACCTTATCTGAAAATGAAATCTTTGGCGAATTATCGCTTCTTGATACCGAATCACGATCGGCAAGTGTAACCACTCTTACTGATTGCACGTTCCTGAAAATAGAACAAGAGACATTTTACGACGTTATTGCCACTAACTCCGATATTTTAAAGGGAATTATGCGAACACTTTGCAAACGCCTCCGCGAGCAAGATCGGATTACCATTGAGATGAAGAAAGTAATGAGTTTGTAG
- a CDS encoding EVE domain-containing protein: MNHWLVKSEPHKYSWQKFNEDGRTFWDGVRNYQARNNLRDMKEGDLVMFYHSNEGKEVVGVAKVVKESYQDPTTDDKNWVVVDLSPVETLKKPVTLETIKADERLKDIALVRQGRLSVMPLKAAEFDRILEIANG; encoded by the coding sequence ATGAATCATTGGCTCGTAAAATCAGAACCACATAAATACAGTTGGCAGAAATTTAACGAAGACGGACGTACTTTTTGGGATGGTGTTCGTAATTACCAGGCTCGCAATAACCTGCGTGATATGAAAGAGGGTGATTTAGTGATGTTTTATCACAGCAATGAAGGGAAAGAAGTAGTGGGAGTAGCAAAAGTGGTTAAAGAATCCTATCAGGACCCAACTACTGACGATAAAAACTGGGTAGTGGTGGATCTTTCTCCGGTTGAAACGTTGAAAAAGCCGGTTACTTTAGAAACTATAAAAGCAGACGAGCGATTAAAAGATATTGCTTTAGTTCGTCAGGGGCGACTTTCAGTTATGCCTTTAAAAGCGGCCGAATTTGACAGAATTTTGGAAATTGCCAATGGGTAA
- a CDS encoding alpha-L-fucosidase — protein MKSYQLLLPAILMSSLAQAQQNYTIIKPNETPTEIIKKAANITPTPRQLRWQQLELTAFFHFGVNTFSNKEWGTGKEDPKIFNPTKLDAEQWVKTTKSAGFKQVILTAKHHDGFCLWPTKTTSHSVKSSPWKNGNGDVVKEVADACKKYDIGFGIYLSPWDMNAAAYGTDAYNDFFIAQLTELLTQYGRVDEVWFDGANGEGPNGKKQVYDFNRWYALIRKLQPTATIAIMGPDVRWVGTETGYGRETEWSVLPVDNLDQAEISANSQKEISIKPSGYLEGQDIGGRAQIKDAKGLIWYPAETDVSIRPGWFYHPDEDNKVKSPEKLLDIYYNSVGKNGVLLLNIPPDTEGLINESDLNSLKAWTKLREETFKVNYAKEAVITSANGINTKFLLDGHFKTNWTTKGNDTTAVIELDWKTAQTFDVLSLQENITIGQRVEKFVFEYWDGTDWKQATEGTTIGYKRLIKFEPITAKKVRLRIEQSRLNPTISELGLFKQPLTKLP, from the coding sequence ATGAAGTCATATCAACTGCTTTTACCGGCTATATTAATGAGCAGCTTGGCTCAGGCCCAGCAAAACTATACCATCATTAAACCCAACGAAACACCAACAGAAATTATTAAAAAAGCCGCCAATATTACACCTACTCCAAGGCAATTACGCTGGCAGCAGCTTGAACTAACTGCTTTTTTTCATTTCGGTGTAAACACTTTCTCCAATAAAGAATGGGGAACCGGAAAAGAAGACCCTAAAATATTTAACCCTACAAAGCTGGATGCTGAACAATGGGTAAAAACAACTAAATCTGCAGGTTTTAAACAAGTGATATTAACAGCCAAACATCATGACGGTTTTTGCCTATGGCCAACAAAAACTACCAGCCATTCTGTAAAAAGCAGTCCATGGAAAAATGGTAACGGCGATGTGGTAAAAGAAGTAGCAGATGCATGTAAAAAGTATGACATAGGCTTTGGAATTTACCTTTCTCCATGGGATATGAACGCAGCTGCTTATGGAACCGATGCTTACAACGACTTTTTTATAGCTCAGTTAACCGAATTACTTACCCAATATGGGAGAGTTGATGAGGTATGGTTTGATGGAGCAAACGGCGAAGGCCCCAATGGTAAAAAACAGGTGTATGATTTTAATAGATGGTATGCCCTTATCCGTAAATTACAACCTACAGCAACGATCGCCATTATGGGGCCTGACGTACGTTGGGTGGGTACTGAAACAGGCTACGGCAGAGAAACAGAATGGAGTGTACTTCCAGTTGATAACCTTGACCAGGCTGAAATATCAGCAAACTCACAAAAAGAAATCAGCATTAAGCCCTCCGGCTATTTAGAGGGACAAGATATTGGCGGAAGAGCGCAGATAAAAGATGCTAAAGGGTTGATTTGGTACCCGGCAGAAACTGATGTATCCATCAGACCGGGATGGTTTTATCATCCTGATGAAGACAACAAAGTTAAATCTCCAGAAAAGCTACTCGACATCTATTACAATTCTGTAGGTAAAAATGGAGTGTTGCTTTTAAATATTCCACCGGATACGGAAGGATTGATTAATGAAAGTGATCTGAACAGTTTAAAAGCGTGGACTAAACTTAGAGAAGAAACATTTAAGGTGAACTATGCCAAAGAGGCTGTTATTACATCTGCTAATGGAATAAATACTAAATTTTTACTTGACGGTCATTTCAAAACAAACTGGACTACAAAAGGGAATGACACCACTGCTGTAATTGAGCTGGATTGGAAAACAGCACAAACTTTTGATGTGCTATCTCTTCAGGAAAACATTACGATTGGTCAGCGTGTTGAGAAATTTGTATTCGAATATTGGGATGGTACAGATTGGAAACAGGCAACTGAGGGTACTACAATTGGATATAAGCGGTTGATTAAATTTGAACCTATAACCGCTAAAAAAGTAAGGTTAAGAATTGAACAATCGCGTTTAAATCCTACTATTTCTGAATTGGGCTTATTTAAACAGCCCTTGACCAAGCTACCCTAA
- a CDS encoding T9SS type B sorting domain-containing protein has protein sequence MNDRSHRSGYRRSYYRRQRMLIAVFIFFVSIIFLASFAVSKDLGIRKNFPVSFKIKLQHPPDSADLVINKTVNVKSVAVGKTIIYSININNKGPADAKKVVVTDTLPNELVYSSSTVSSGNVEVDGKYISWNVGDLLKKKAESMKLTVTVVKEGNFRNTAFVRSETVDHCKCNDKSVSTIVSAKDTADVSIVKTSSKKVVNEGDTLSYLIKVSNEGPSPAKMIKVKDILPENMTFESASVAAVDYDVITRQLSWNFNVLEAGQSQFLIVKVKAVKVGIASNTAVVTADTPDPVKCNNVSTAEDVVINVKIVPKKADVSIVKSADKQYVPVSKEFEYVFLIKNAGPDTARQVVVKDTLNEKTAFYNYKTEDGLFAFDNFSNSFLWTLDELAPGKEIRISVRVIATKIGDVVNRATVESAVEDPIMANNTSTYMNKITGLRIPNVFTPNGDNVNDTFQIEGLETWSHNEISIMNRWGGNVFKKENYMNDWDGSQLQPGTYYYVLTVKNETTDQQSFTGWVAILRK, from the coding sequence ATGAATGATCGCTCTCATCGCTCCGGATATAGGAGGTCCTATTACCGGCGACAACGTATGTTGATTGCCGTTTTTATCTTCTTCGTAAGTATAATTTTTCTGGCATCCTTTGCCGTTTCTAAAGATTTAGGAATCAGAAAAAACTTTCCTGTAAGTTTCAAAATAAAACTTCAGCATCCGCCAGACAGTGCTGACTTGGTGATCAACAAAACTGTAAATGTTAAGTCAGTTGCCGTAGGAAAAACGATTATTTATTCCATTAACATTAACAACAAAGGACCTGCGGACGCCAAAAAGGTGGTGGTAACAGATACGCTTCCTAATGAGTTAGTTTATTCCAGCTCCACCGTGAGTAGCGGAAATGTGGAGGTTGATGGTAAATACATAAGTTGGAATGTTGGAGACCTGCTAAAGAAGAAAGCGGAGTCTATGAAGTTGACCGTTACAGTTGTTAAGGAGGGCAATTTCAGAAATACGGCCTTTGTTAGGTCTGAAACGGTTGATCATTGTAAATGCAATGATAAGTCCGTGTCGACAATAGTAAGTGCAAAGGACACGGCTGATGTTAGTATTGTTAAAACCTCCTCTAAAAAAGTAGTAAATGAAGGCGATACCTTGAGCTATTTGATCAAAGTAAGCAATGAGGGACCTTCTCCTGCTAAAATGATTAAAGTAAAAGATATTCTGCCGGAGAATATGACTTTTGAATCTGCTTCTGTTGCCGCTGTGGACTATGATGTCATCACACGCCAGTTATCTTGGAATTTTAATGTTTTAGAGGCCGGACAATCGCAGTTTCTGATTGTAAAGGTAAAAGCAGTTAAAGTAGGTATAGCGTCAAATACCGCCGTTGTAACGGCCGATACTCCTGATCCTGTCAAGTGCAATAATGTGTCAACCGCTGAAGATGTGGTGATCAATGTAAAAATTGTGCCTAAGAAGGCGGACGTGAGCATTGTTAAATCTGCTGACAAACAATACGTGCCTGTTAGTAAGGAATTTGAATATGTTTTTTTGATTAAGAATGCTGGTCCTGATACTGCAAGGCAAGTTGTAGTAAAAGATACGTTGAATGAAAAAACAGCATTTTATAACTATAAAACCGAAGACGGTTTATTTGCCTTCGATAATTTTTCCAATTCCTTTCTATGGACATTGGATGAACTTGCACCCGGAAAAGAAATCAGAATTAGTGTTAGAGTAATAGCCACAAAAATTGGAGATGTGGTTAATCGGGCAACTGTTGAATCAGCTGTTGAAGATCCGATAATGGCCAATAATACCAGCACTTACATGAACAAAATTACTGGCCTTCGTATCCCAAATGTTTTTACACCTAATGGAGATAATGTAAATGACACATTCCAAATTGAGGGTTTGGAAACATGGTCACATAATGAGATTTCTATTATGAACAGGTGGGGAGGAAATGTATTCAAGAAAGAGAACTACATGAATGACTGGGACGGTAGCCAGCTTCAGCCCGGCACTTATTATTATGTTTTAACAGTAAAAAATGAAACTACCGACCAGCAATCTTTTACAGGTTGGGTAGCCATTTTAAGAAAATAG
- a CDS encoding MerC domain-containing protein: MQLRLTNNIDKLGTTGLFITAIFSPCCFPLFAFAASALGLGSFEFFGSWTMLFFQLMVLVALIGLYKSYQKHQCLYPLLLALLSGLSMFYAIHFIDNESFVYTLYAGMFGLLIATIWNYKRNKMNRNWENCTTYNGKIVELNSTISCPECGYKKNEIMPTDSCVYFYECENCKAQLKPKQGDCCVYCSYGTVKCPPIQAGETCC, from the coding sequence ATGCAGTTAAGACTAACTAATAATATCGATAAGCTTGGTACAACTGGACTTTTCATTACTGCCATATTTTCTCCTTGTTGTTTCCCTCTTTTTGCCTTTGCAGCTTCAGCATTGGGCCTAGGTAGCTTTGAGTTTTTTGGAAGCTGGACAATGTTGTTTTTTCAATTAATGGTTTTAGTAGCTTTAATTGGGCTATATAAATCGTATCAGAAACATCAGTGCTTGTACCCACTATTACTTGCATTGTTGAGTGGGCTATCCATGTTTTACGCAATCCATTTTATTGACAACGAATCTTTCGTCTACACCCTTTACGCAGGAATGTTTGGATTATTAATAGCAACGATTTGGAATTATAAAAGAAACAAAATGAATAGAAATTGGGAAAATTGCACTACATACAATGGTAAGATAGTTGAACTAAATTCAACCATCTCTTGTCCAGAATGTGGATACAAGAAAAATGAGATTATGCCAACAGACTCTTGTGTTTATTTTTACGAATGTGAAAATTGTAAAGCTCAATTAAAACCTAAACAAGGCGATTGCTGTGTTTATTGTAGTTATGGAACGGTAAAATGTCCACCAATACAAGCTGGGGAAACCTGTTGCTAA
- a CDS encoding outer membrane protein assembly factor BamB family protein, producing MKKQIILTILSVLISNFITAQPQPFWKFKTAGKIAGSPCVSNNKIIIGSEDGFLYAIDKTNGQQLWKYQGDAPIKSTPATVNGTVFFNNANGNMYAIDATSGKMLWKQQMPGEKIVDFWDYYLSSPVLHDNLVIVGSGNGAVYAFDQKTGKQVWTFKTDGVVHADPLIQNNTVYVGSFDGNFYSLNATSGQLLWKFKTVGDMFFPKGEIQNGASFFNNTVYFGSRDFNIYALNAEKGTGAWNMKERGSWVIATPAIADSLAFFGTSDTHTFYCLGALYSEVKWKIPLNMRVYGKAAFYENLVLFGCFNGKLYAADKKTGTIKWEYQTEASKQNWLTIFDETGHIKKGFELYGDDVHIANTEKIIMNLGSILSSPIVEQNMVYFGSTDGYVYALKM from the coding sequence ATGAAGAAACAAATCATTCTAACTATCCTTTCTGTTTTAATTAGCAATTTTATAACAGCTCAACCTCAGCCATTTTGGAAATTTAAAACTGCCGGAAAAATTGCCGGATCTCCCTGCGTTTCTAACAATAAAATAATAATCGGCAGTGAAGATGGCTTTTTATATGCCATTGATAAAACTAATGGACAGCAACTTTGGAAATATCAGGGCGATGCTCCAATAAAATCAACTCCTGCGACGGTAAACGGTACAGTGTTTTTTAACAATGCCAATGGCAATATGTATGCTATTGATGCTACTTCTGGTAAAATGTTGTGGAAACAACAAATGCCGGGCGAAAAAATAGTGGATTTTTGGGATTATTATTTATCATCTCCTGTTCTGCATGATAATTTAGTTATCGTTGGAAGTGGCAATGGCGCAGTTTATGCGTTTGACCAAAAGACAGGAAAGCAAGTATGGACGTTTAAAACAGATGGCGTTGTACATGCTGATCCGTTGATTCAAAATAATACTGTGTATGTAGGCAGTTTTGACGGCAATTTTTACTCATTAAATGCTACTTCCGGTCAGTTGTTATGGAAATTTAAAACTGTTGGAGATATGTTTTTCCCTAAAGGAGAAATACAAAACGGTGCTTCATTTTTTAACAATACTGTTTACTTCGGTTCGAGGGATTTTAATATTTATGCTTTAAACGCCGAAAAAGGCACTGGCGCCTGGAATATGAAAGAGCGTGGCAGCTGGGTTATTGCAACACCCGCGATTGCAGATAGTTTAGCATTTTTCGGTACGTCAGATACTCATACTTTTTATTGCCTTGGTGCATTGTACAGTGAAGTAAAATGGAAAATTCCATTGAATATGCGTGTTTATGGAAAGGCCGCATTTTACGAAAATCTTGTTTTGTTTGGTTGCTTTAATGGTAAACTTTACGCAGCCGACAAGAAAACCGGAACAATTAAATGGGAATATCAAACGGAGGCCAGTAAACAAAATTGGCTGACGATATTTGATGAAACCGGACATATCAAAAAAGGGTTTGAGCTCTATGGAGATGATGTCCATATTGCTAACACTGAAAAGATAATTATGAACCTTGGAAGCATTCTTTCATCTCCAATTGTAGAACAAAATATGGTTTATTTTGGCAGTACTGACGGTTATGTATATGCGCTAAAAATGTAA
- a CDS encoding acyl-CoA thioesterase, producing the protein MKAKTAKESLTIMNELVLPNDTNPLNNLMGGRLLHMMDIAAAIAAQKHSNRVVVTASVDNVSFRNPIGLGDVVTIKSQVTRAFNSSMEVRLEVWAENIPNGTKFKSNEAYYTFVAVDQTGKTIPVPEVIAETEEEVRFYEGALRRRQLRLILGGKMNPDEATELKALFFPEE; encoded by the coding sequence ATGAAAGCAAAAACAGCAAAAGAATCGCTTACTATTATGAATGAATTGGTATTACCGAATGATACCAATCCGTTGAACAATTTAATGGGCGGTCGTTTATTACACATGATGGATATTGCCGCAGCCATCGCAGCGCAGAAACATAGCAATAGGGTGGTAGTAACAGCTTCAGTAGATAACGTTTCGTTCAGAAACCCAATTGGCTTAGGTGACGTGGTAACCATTAAATCACAAGTTACCCGTGCCTTTAACTCTTCAATGGAAGTACGATTGGAAGTATGGGCTGAAAATATCCCGAACGGAACAAAATTTAAAAGTAATGAGGCTTATTACACTTTTGTAGCTGTAGATCAAACCGGGAAAACCATTCCGGTTCCGGAAGTAATTGCAGAAACTGAGGAAGAAGTCAGGTTTTATGAAGGAGCTTTACGTCGCCGTCAGCTTCGTTTAATCCTGGGCGGAAAAATGAACCCGGATGAAGCTACCGAACTAAAAGCATTGTTCTTCCCTGAAGAATAA